The region GGCGAAATCGGAATTCCACGCGCCCACCGCCGCGGCGATGGCGCGCACCCTGGCCTGCTGCTGCGGATTGTCCGCGGTGAGGGTGACGAGCGAGTCGAGGTCGGCGGTGAGCCGCGCGCCCGCGGTGCGGGCGGCCGCGCGGACATCCTGGGTTGCCGACAGGAGGTGGTCGCGCACCGACGCCTGCCGCTCGAGCGCCGCCATCTCCGCGGTCCGCGCCAGCGCGGCCACCTGGCGGCTGTGGTCGGCCCAGTTGGCCGCCGATCGCTGGACCGCGAACACCAACACCTCGGCCACGCCGAAGGCCACGAGCGCCACGGCGAACAGCATCGAGTAGCGGCGGAGTCCGGCAATGCCGCCCTCGCGCCGGCGGCGGCGCAGGGGGCGCGCGGTTGCGTCCATGGGCCTCGGGTGGGATGTTAGCAGGAATCTTTAAGAGAGATCACTCATTTGGCGACGGCTCGCAAGGGCGCCGGCGCCCCCGCCGGCTCGGCAGGGCACGCACCACGTGGAACTTCCGCCCCCTGCGGCCGCTATCAGGGACATCCACGCACGAGTCCCGTCCATGCCCACCGACTTCGCCACCCCCATGCCAGTCCGCCTGATCGCATTCCGTCTCACCGCCTCGGCCGTCCTGCTCGGCGCCGTCGCGGCCTGCAGTTCGAGCGGCTCGTCCGTCACGCCGCCGCCCACCAAAACACCGCCGGTGACGATCACCGCCAATCCATGCTCGGTGAGCGGTACGCTGCAGCTGAGCGTGGCGCAGACCGCGCGCGTGGACTGCAGCAACGGCGGAACCACGGTGACGTTGGCCGGCAACGGCGCCAGCTATCTGGTGGTGCCCGAGTTCGCCACCGACCAGGCCACCAACGCGCTGGTGTCATACAGTCTCAGCGCGGCGAGCGGCGGGTCGGCGTCTATCGCCGCGCTGAAGATGTCGCCGCAGATGAGCCCGTCGGGCGCCGTGGGCACGCTGCCGCCGCTGCATCCCAATCCGCGCCAACTCGCGTTCGAGCAGGCGCTGCGCAAGCGGGGCCGCGCGATGGCGCTGGCCGGCGATTTCCGGGGCCGCACGGCGGCGATTCGCGCGTCGATCGCCCGCGCCGTGGTGCCCGCGCCGGCGGTGGGAAGCGTGCGAACATTCCATGTCCTCTCCAGCTTCGATCCCAACAAGCCGGCATGGAAGGCGGTGGGCGCGCAATTGGAGTACGTGGGCAACAACATCCTGCTGTACGACGACACCCTCTCGCCGGCCGGTGGATTCACGCCGACGCAGTTGCAGCAGTATGGCCAGTACTTCGACGCCACGCTCTACCCCATCGACACCTCGGCGTTCGGCCAGCCGTCGGACGTGGACAACAACGGGCACGTGATCGTGCTCATGTCGCCGGTGGTCAATGCCGACACGCCGGCGTCGGACTGCCAGACGCAGGGCTACGTGGCCGGGTTCTTCGACGAGGAGGACTTCAACACCGCCTCCGACCCCAACTCCAACCAGGGCGAGATCTTCTACACGATCGTGCCAGATCCCAACTCGACGGTGAGTTGCCAGCATACCGTGAGCTCCGTGGACCTCGACGTGCCGTCGGTGTTCCTGCACGAGTTGCAGCACCTGATCAACTTCTCGCAGCACGCCATCGTCCACGGCGGCTCGCCGGAGGCGGGATGGCTGGATGAGGGCTTGAGCATCACGGCCGAGGAGCTGGGTTCGGTGTACTACGAGAACAAGTGCCCGCCGCCGTCCTGCCGCACCGATCCGTCGCAGATCTTCCCCGACTCGTCGGAGGGATTCGTGCAGGGCTTCCTGTACGATTCGTACAAGTTCGCGCAGCTGCCCGACACGGCCAGCGTGACGCTGCACTCCGACGCCGACAACGGCTTCTCGTGGCGCGGTGGCGACTGGGCGCTGGTGCGGTGGCTGGGCGATCAGATGGGCACCGGCGTGTACCGGAAGCTCGAGGACACCTACCTCACCGGCGCGGCGAACATCGAGAATGCCACCGGGCAGTCGTTCCCGTCGCTGTTCGCGAACTTCGGGTTGGCGCTCTACACCGACAGCCTGCCCGGCCTGCCGCGCAGCACGGCGCCGGCGGCCGATCGCTTCGTGTCGCGCAACCTCAAGCAGCTCTGGGCGCGGCTGTACGCGACCTCGGCATCGGCGGATATTCCCACGCCGACGCCGGAGCTGGTCACGCCGATCACGTCGGACACGACCGCGCAGGGGATGGACCCCGGCGCGGTGGCGTTCTACCGGCTCGACACGCCGAGCACGGCGGCCACCGTGACCATCCAGTTCGCGGCGCCCGGCGCCCATCCGCTGCTGTCCGCGCTGCAGCCGCAGTTGGCGATCTTCCGCCTGCCGCCGGGCCAGTAGACCCGGCGGCGGTTGCTGGCCCGCGGTGGGCGCGGCGCGCTAGTTGTCGCGCCCGCCCGCGGGCGTACCGCCCTTCTCCATCCGGGCGATCAACGCGTCGGCCGCCGCCTTCGTGTCGGCGTGCGTCAGCCCGGCGGCCGCGCTCTTGAGCCTGGCCAACACCACTGAGTGGTCGGGACGCGTGAGGGCCACGCGGAACCCCGTGAGCACGTACCGGCGCACGCCGGCCCGTTGGTCGTCGAGATGCGCGGCCAGCGCATCGAGCGCATGCGCGTCGCCGCGCGCCGCCAGCACGCCCAACGCCTGCGCGGGCAGCGCGTCGAGCGCCAGCATCGCGGCCAGGTCGTTCACGCGCGCGGTATCCTGCAGGCGCGCGATGCCCTGGATGGCCGCGTGTTGGATGACCTCGCGATACGACGGCGTGCGCAGGGCCTGCGCCAGCACGTCGTGGGCGTGCGCCGAGTCGGCCTCGACCAGCGCCGTGACCGCGGCCGCGCGCACGTCGTAGCTATTGTCGTGGTCGAACGTGTCGTGGATGAGCGACACGGCGCGATCGCCGCCCAACTTGCCCAGGGCGGCCACCGCCGCGCCGCGCACCGCGGACGACGTGTCCTTGAGCGCCGCGTCCACGGGCCCCATGGCCACGTCGGACGAGAAGCCGCCCAGCGCTTCCACCGCCTGTTGGCGGGTGAGATAGTAGTCGGCGTGGGCCGCGGCGGTGGCGAGCGCCGTGGCGGCCTCGGAGTCCGCGGGCCGCTTGGCGAGCTCGCTGATGGCCCACCCGCGGTCCCACAGATTCTCGTCGCGCGTGAGTTGGGCGGCCAGCCACGCGGTGGGCTGGTCGAAGGTGAGCGCCTTGAGCACGTGATTGCCGTCGTCGAACACCACCATCGTCGGCGCGCTCTTCACCCCGGGGATCGTGATCGTCTGCTCGCGCGCGTCCAGCTGTCCGTGGTACATCACGTCGCCCTGCGCCGTGCCCACGCGCACCGTGACCGGCATCCGGAACACGTCCGGCACGTGGAACTGCACGCCCGCGCTGTCGGCGTGGAGCGTGTCGCGCTGCGTCTGCTTCACCTCGAGACTGAGCGTGGCCTGCGCGCTGTCGTAGCGCGCCGTGACGTCGAACGCCGGATAGCCGGCGCCGTACACCCACTCGCTCCAGAACCAACTCAGGTTCTCGCCCGTGGTCGCGAGGATGGCCTGCCGCAGATCGTCCGAGGTGGCGTTGCCATACGCGTGCCGCGTGAGGTAGGTGTGGATCGACGCCCAGAAGCGCGTCGGGCCCAGTTCGTCCTGCAGCATCTGCAGCACGAGCGCGCCCTTGGGATAGATGTTGTCCGAATGGTACGAGGCGAGCGCCATCGGCTTGCGGGCGTCGATCGCCATGTACTGGCGGTATTCGTCGGCGTAGTAGTCCTGCGCCGCGTGCGCGCCCAGCTTGCGCCCCCAGTACTGGCCCGGCATGAACTCGGCGAAGCCCTCGTTGAGCCAGAGGTTGGCCCAGTCCTCGGTGGTCACGTAGTCGCCGAACCACTGGTGCGCCAACTCGTGCGGGATGAGCAGGGTGAGATACCAGGGCCGGTCCTGATAGGCGCGCGCGTCGGGCAGCCAGTCGACGAGCGTGGTGGCGCTCACGTTCTCCATGCCGCCGAAGAAGTCGGCCACCGTGGTCTGCGCGTACTTGGCCCACGGATAGGGCACGCCGGTGAGTTCGGAATACGTGTTGATCATGTCCGGCGTGGCATGGAACAGCGGCCAGGCGCGCGCGCTGTCGGCGTGATAGACGTAGTAGTCCACGGGCACGCCCTTCCACGAATCGTGGATGCGAGCGAACGGCCCCACGACGAGCGACACGAGATACGTGGCCGACGGACGGTCCTGGTTCCAAGTCATCGTGTGCGTGGCGCCGTGCCGGACGTCGGACACCAGCCGTCCATTGGACACCGCCACGTCCCCGGTGGGCACGGTGGCGCTCAGTTCCCACGTCATCTTGTCATTGGGAAAATCGTACGTGGGAAACCAGAGGTGGTTGTCCATGTCCTCCCCCTGGCTCCAGATCTGGCGCGGCCGGTGGGCGAGGCCGTCGGTGGTGATGTAGGTGAGCCCATGGCCGTTCTCCACCTTGCCGCGATAGGCCACCGTGAACACGAGCGTGTCGCGGAAACCGAGCGGACGCGGCGGGAACACGACCAGCGTATCCCCATGGCGCCCCGTGCGCAGCGGGCGGCCGTCGCGCCCGGTGACGCTGGTATTGGAGAGCAGCGCGCCCTCGTCGAGGATGACCGAGTCGAGTCCCGCGCGCAGCGAGACGAGCGTGGTGGTCACGCGGCCGTCGAACGACGTCGAATCCCAGTCGAACGCGGACACGGCGATCCGCTGATGCACGAGGTCGTAGTTGTGCGAGCGCGCGTACTGATCCACGCCCATGGCGACGGCGTTGGATTGGGCCTGCGCGGCGAGCGGCGCAACGAGGGCGAGGCAGAGGGATGCGAGGGTGAGGCGCATGGACACACCAGGTGAAGGACGACCGGCCGGCGACATGATCGGAGTAAGATCGGTCGCCGGCCGGATCGCAAGTGGCGCGGCGAATCGAGACATCGCCGCTCGTGGCTACCAGATATTCGGCACGAGATCGCGCGGGCGGACCATCGGATCGCCCGGCTTGCAGCCGAACGCCGTGGCGAACGCCTGCATGTTGGAGAGCGGCCCGTTCACCCGCCACCGATCGGGAGAGTGCGGATCCACGGTCACGCGCAGGCGCAACTCCTCGGGGCGCGTGTGCGCGCGGAAACTCTGCGCGAAGGCGATGAAGTAGCGCTGCTCGGGGGTGAATCCGTCGATCAGGCCGGGCCGCCCGTCGCGCTGCAGGGCGTGCTCGAGCGCGTCGTAGGCGGTGAGCGCGCCGCCGTAGTCGGCGATGTTCTCGCCCAGCGTCAGCTGCCCGTTCACGTGGAAGGTATCCACCTGGATGTAGCCGTCGTACTGCTGGGCATCGAGCCGCGCCTGCTTGTCGAACGCCCGGGAATCGGCGGCCGTCCACCAGTCGCGCAGATTGCCCTGGGCGTCGTAGTGCCGCCCTTCGTCGTCGAACCCGTGCGTGAGTTCGTGTCCGGCCCAGCTCCCGCCCAGCGATCCATAGTTGGCGGCGTCGTCGGCCTTGGGGTCGAACGTCTGCGGCACCAGCGCACCGGCCGGGAACACCATCTCGTTCTTGCTCGGATCGTAGTACGCGTTCACGGTGGGAACGGTGATGTCCCACTCGGTGCGGTCCACCGCCTGCCCCGGCCGGTTCACGATTCGGTTCCACTCGAAGCGGTCGGCGTTGCGCACGTTGAGCACGAACGGCCCGTCGGCCACCTGCAGCTTGGAGTAGTCGCGCCACGTATCGGGATAGCCCACCTTCTCGCCCATCTTCGCCAGCTTGTCCAAGGCGTGGGCCCGCGTGGAGTCGGACATCCAGGCCAGGTGCATGAGCCGTTCCTTGAATGCCGCGCGGATGTCGTCGATCACCGACTTGGCCTTGGCCCGCGCCTCGGGCGGGAACGTCCTGGCCACGTACGCCTGCCCCAGCGCTTCACCCATCTCGCCGTCGGTGGCGCGCAGGCAGCGCTTCCAGCGCGGGAGCAGCTTCTTGGCGCCGCTCAGTCGCGAACTGAACGCGAAGTTCTCGTTCACGAACGCCGAGCTGAGCCAGGGCGCGGCGCTGGACAGCGCGTGGTAACGCAGATACGCCCGCCAGTCGTCCAGCGGGCGGCCGGCCACCAGCGCGCTCACGCGCTGGAGGAACGCCGGCTCGTCCACGTTCACGCGCGCCACCGCGGCGGTGAGCCCGATGTCGTGGAAGTACGCCGGCCAGTCGACGTTGGGCGCGAGCGTGTGGAGCGCCGCCATCGGCATCTGGTGGTCCACGGCCTTGGGATCGCGCCGCGCCACGCGCGTGAGCTGCGCCCTGGCCAACTCGGTCTCCACCGCCATCACGCGACCGGCGTCGGCCCGCGCGGCCACGCTGTCCTCGCCGGCGAGCACGAACATCCGGGCCACGTGCGCCACGTACGCCGTGCGCGTGGAGTCGGCGGACGCCGCCTTGTTCAGATAGTAGTCGCGATCGGGCAGCCCGAGACCGCCGCGGTCGATGTCGGCGATGTAGTGGGCCGCGTCGTGCGCGTTCACCGCGGGGTAGTAGCGGAAGAGCACGTTGGCGCCGTCCACCTGCAGCCTCGCGGCCGCGGCCAGGACCGCCGCCGGCGAGGCCACCGAATCGATGGCGGCGAGCGACGGCAGCAACGGCGTGAGTCCCGCCGCCTCGGCGGCGGTGGAGTCCATGCACGTGGCGTAGAAGGTGCCGAGCTTGTGCTGCGTGCTGGTGTCGGGCAGCGACGCGCGCTTGGCCTCGGCGTCGTCGAGCACCGAGCGCACCACGAGTTCGTTGCGATCCGCCATGTCCTTGAACACGCCCGACGACGAATAGGCGGCCGGGATCGTGTCGGTCCTCAGCCAGGTGCCGTTGGCGAATTCGAAGAAGTCGCTGCACGCCTTCACGGTGGTGTCCGTGTAGGCCACGTCCACCACCTTGAGCGGCTTGAGCGCCGTCGTGTCGGACGACGCGGGCTGTTGCGTGACCTTGCAGGACACCGACAGCGCGGCGACGACCGCGGCGAGCACAACGCGAGCACGGCTGGCATGGGCGGACATGGGGGTTACTCCTTCCCTGGGTCGACGTTCTTGACCGTGACGTAGAAGTTCTCGTCCACCTTGAAATCGGCCGGTGCGGCCAGCGTCGTGGACGCGGTCTGCCACTGCGCGGTGGGGTGGATGAACGTGTAGCGATCGGGCGCCAGCGTGACCTTCACCGGCATCGCGAACCCCGGGACGACATCCGCCCAGCGGTACGACACCGTGCGCCCCGCGAACCGGTACTCGAGCGTGGGGATCATCGTGGTGTTGAGGTACTCGTCGAACACCGGGCCCAGATCCATCCCGGCCTGCCGGCTGATGTAGTTCTCCACCTGCTGGCCGGTCACGGTCTGGTGCCAGAAGGTCTTCTGCAGGCCGCGCAGGATATCGCGCCACTTGGCGTCGTCGTTCACGATCTGGCGGATGGTGTGCAGCATGTTGCCGCCCTTGTAGTACATGTCGCCCGACCCTTCGGCATTCACGCCGTACGGGGCCACGATGGGGCGGTCGTTGCGCACGTTGTCCCGCACCCCGATCACGTACCGCGCGCCCGCCTCCTTGCCGTCGAGACACTCTTCGTAGAGGCTCTCGGCGTAGTTGGCGAAGCTCTCGTGCACCCACATGTCGGCCTGGTCCTTCATCGTGATGTTGTTGCCCCACCACTCGTGCGCGCTCTCGTGCACGATGATGAAGTCCCACTTCAGCCCGAGCCCGGTGTGCGAGAGATCGCGCCCCAGATAGCCGTTCTCGAAGTGATTGCCGTACGCCACGCCGCTCTGGTGCTCCATGCCCAGGTGCGGCGCCTCGATGAGCTTGTAGCCGTCCCGGTACCACGGGTAGGGGCCGAACCAGTGCTCGAAGCACCGCATCATGGACGTGGCCTGCGCCCACTGCCGCTGGGCGGCTTGCAGGTGATAGGCCAACGGCCAGAAGTCCATGGTGAGCGTGCCGTCCTCGCCATGATAGATCTGGCTGAAGTGCGTGTAGTCGCCGGCGTTCACCTCGACGTCGTAGTTGTTGATCGGGTCGGCCACGAACCACTCGTACGTGGTCGTGCCGTCGGCGTTCGGCGTGACGGTGCGCAGCCGGCCGTTGGACACGTCGATCATCGGATCGGGCACGGTGATCGCGATCCGCTGGCTGTCGGGTTCATCGGCCAGATAGTCCTTGTTGGGCCACCAGACGCTCGCCCCCAGTCCCTCGTTGGCCGTGGCCACCCAGCGGTGGCCCAGGCTGTCGTGCTGCCAGATGAATCCGCCGTCCCACGGGGGACGGATGGCCGCCCGCGGCTTGCCATGGTAGTACACGGTCACGGTATTCGAGGCGCCCGCGCGCTGCGGCGCCTCGAGCGTGACGAAGAACGCGTTGCCGTCCCGCCGGTACCGCAGGGCCTGGCGGTTCTGCAGCATGCTGTCCACCACCAGCGGCTCCTGGAGGTCTATCTGCATCTCCTGGCGCGGCGCGACCACGCGGTACGTGATGCCGTTGTAGCCGCTGATGCTGCTGTCGGCCGGGTCGACCGTCACGTGCAGATCATAGAACGTGGCATCCCACCAGGCGCGCGCCGGGCCGTTGGACCCGCGGAGCGTGTCGGCGTGGGTGAACACGGGCGCGGGACGCTGGGCGCGCGCGCCGAGCAGTGGAACGGCAGCGAGGACGGCGGCGAGGGCGAGGCGGCGCATGGCGGATCGAAGCTCCGGGAGCGGGGAGTCAGGACCCTAGATCATACTCTCCGTGCGCCGTGCTGTCATCGCGCCGGCTGGAGGGGGGCCTTGTGAAAGAGCCCTTCCTTGGCGCACGCCATGGGCCGCT is a window of Gemmatimonadaceae bacterium DNA encoding:
- a CDS encoding M1 family aminopeptidase; the encoded protein is MRLTLASLCLALVAPLAAQAQSNAVAMGVDQYARSHNYDLVHQRIAVSAFDWDSTSFDGRVTTTLVSLRAGLDSVILDEGALLSNTSVTGRDGRPLRTGRHGDTLVVFPPRPLGFRDTLVFTVAYRGKVENGHGLTYITTDGLAHRPRQIWSQGEDMDNHLWFPTYDFPNDKMTWELSATVPTGDVAVSNGRLVSDVRHGATHTMTWNQDRPSATYLVSLVVGPFARIHDSWKGVPVDYYVYHADSARAWPLFHATPDMINTYSELTGVPYPWAKYAQTTVADFFGGMENVSATTLVDWLPDARAYQDRPWYLTLLIPHELAHQWFGDYVTTEDWANLWLNEGFAEFMPGQYWGRKLGAHAAQDYYADEYRQYMAIDARKPMALASYHSDNIYPKGALVLQMLQDELGPTRFWASIHTYLTRHAYGNATSDDLRQAILATTGENLSWFWSEWVYGAGYPAFDVTARYDSAQATLSLEVKQTQRDTLHADSAGVQFHVPDVFRMPVTVRVGTAQGDVMYHGQLDAREQTITIPGVKSAPTMVVFDDGNHVLKALTFDQPTAWLAAQLTRDENLWDRGWAISELAKRPADSEAATALATAAAHADYYLTRQQAVEALGGFSSDVAMGPVDAALKDTSSAVRGAAVAALGKLGGDRAVSLIHDTFDHDNSYDVRAAAVTALVEADSAHAHDVLAQALRTPSYREVIQHAAIQGIARLQDTARVNDLAAMLALDALPAQALGVLAARGDAHALDALAAHLDDQRAGVRRYVLTGFRVALTRPDHSVVLARLKSAAAGLTHADTKAAADALIARMEKGGTPAGGRDN
- a CDS encoding M1 family metallopeptidase produces the protein MRRLALAAVLAAVPLLGARAQRPAPVFTHADTLRGSNGPARAWWDATFYDLHVTVDPADSSISGYNGITYRVVAPRQEMQIDLQEPLVVDSMLQNRQALRYRRDGNAFFVTLEAPQRAGASNTVTVYYHGKPRAAIRPPWDGGFIWQHDSLGHRWVATANEGLGASVWWPNKDYLADEPDSQRIAITVPDPMIDVSNGRLRTVTPNADGTTTYEWFVADPINNYDVEVNAGDYTHFSQIYHGEDGTLTMDFWPLAYHLQAAQRQWAQATSMMRCFEHWFGPYPWYRDGYKLIEAPHLGMEHQSGVAYGNHFENGYLGRDLSHTGLGLKWDFIIVHESAHEWWGNNITMKDQADMWVHESFANYAESLYEECLDGKEAGARYVIGVRDNVRNDRPIVAPYGVNAEGSGDMYYKGGNMLHTIRQIVNDDAKWRDILRGLQKTFWHQTVTGQQVENYISRQAGMDLGPVFDEYLNTTMIPTLEYRFAGRTVSYRWADVVPGFAMPVKVTLAPDRYTFIHPTAQWQTASTTLAAPADFKVDENFYVTVKNVDPGKE
- a CDS encoding M13 family metallopeptidase — encoded protein: MSAHASRARVVLAAVVAALSVSCKVTQQPASSDTTALKPLKVVDVAYTDTTVKACSDFFEFANGTWLRTDTIPAAYSSSGVFKDMADRNELVVRSVLDDAEAKRASLPDTSTQHKLGTFYATCMDSTAAEAAGLTPLLPSLAAIDSVASPAAVLAAAARLQVDGANVLFRYYPAVNAHDAAHYIADIDRGGLGLPDRDYYLNKAASADSTRTAYVAHVARMFVLAGEDSVAARADAGRVMAVETELARAQLTRVARRDPKAVDHQMPMAALHTLAPNVDWPAYFHDIGLTAAVARVNVDEPAFLQRVSALVAGRPLDDWRAYLRYHALSSAAPWLSSAFVNENFAFSSRLSGAKKLLPRWKRCLRATDGEMGEALGQAYVARTFPPEARAKAKSVIDDIRAAFKERLMHLAWMSDSTRAHALDKLAKMGEKVGYPDTWRDYSKLQVADGPFVLNVRNADRFEWNRIVNRPGQAVDRTEWDITVPTVNAYYDPSKNEMVFPAGALVPQTFDPKADDAANYGSLGGSWAGHELTHGFDDEGRHYDAQGNLRDWWTAADSRAFDKQARLDAQQYDGYIQVDTFHVNGQLTLGENIADYGGALTAYDALEHALQRDGRPGLIDGFTPEQRYFIAFAQSFRAHTRPEELRLRVTVDPHSPDRWRVNGPLSNMQAFATAFGCKPGDPMVRPRDLVPNIW